One Phaseolus vulgaris cultivar G19833 chromosome 4, P. vulgaris v2.0, whole genome shotgun sequence DNA window includes the following coding sequences:
- the LOC137836912 gene encoding mogroside IE synthase-like, with translation MEKMEKKKMARRAHCLVLAYPLQGHINPMLQFSKQLEHQGVKITLVTTRFYCNNLKRVPPSIAIETISDGFDQGGPPHDADSHKAFIDRSREVGLESLAELLEKLGRSKDEHVDCVVYDSFFPWALDVVKRFEIVAAVFFTQNMTVNSIYYHVHLGNLQVPLTQHEFSLPALPKLELQDMPSFLLTYAQHPYYLDFFADQFCNIDKADWVLCNTFYELDKEVADWFTEIWPKFRNIGPNIPSMFLDKKYKDDQDYGIAQFESEECLEWLDGKPKGSVVYVSFGSLAMLGERQMEEVACGLKQCSSYFLWVVRASEETKLPKDFEKRSEKGLVVTWCSQLRVLAHEAIGCFVTHCGWNSILETLCLGVPTIAIPHWSDQATNAKLMTDVWKIGIRAPTDEKKIVQGETLKHCIREVMENEEGKGIKSNVMQWKSLALRAISEGGSSYESVIEFSNSIFH, from the exons ATGGAGAAaatggagaagaagaagatggcTAGAAGAGCTCACTGTTTGGTCTTAGCATATCCACTTCAAGGCCACATCAATCCCATGCTTCAGTTCTCCAAACAGTTGGAACATCAAGGAGTGAAAATAACACTTGTGACAACCCGTTTCTACTGCAACAACTTGAAAAGAGTGCCTCCTTCCATTGCCATTGAAACCATATCAGATGGTTTTGACCAAGGAGGACCACCACATGATGCTGATAGCCACAAGGCCTTCATAGATCGGTCTCGTGAAGTGGGGTTAGAATCTTTGGCTGAGCTTCTTGAGAAACTTGGAAGATCAAAAGATGAGCATGTTGATTGTGTTGTCTATGATTCATTCTTCCCTTGGGCACTGGATGTTGTGAAGAGATTTGAGATAGTTGCAGCAGTTTTCTTCACTCAGAATATGACAGTGAACAGCATATACTATCATGTTCACTTGGGAAACCTGCAAGTTCCCCTCACACAACATGAGTTTTCTCTTCCTGCTTTGCCCAAACTTGAGCTTCAGGACATGCCCTCTTTCCTTCTCACATATGCACAACATCCATATTATCTTGATTTCTTTGCAGATCAATTCTGCAATATAGACAAAGCTGACTGGGTTCTGTGCAACACATTTTATGAGCTGGATAAAGAG GTAGCAGATTGGTTTACTGAGATTTGGCCAAAATTTAGGAACATTGGACCAAACATACCATCTATGTTCTTGGACAAGAAATACAAGGATGACCAAGATTATGGCATTGCACAATTTGAAAGTGAAGAATGCTTAGAATGGCTTGATGGTAAGCCAAAAGGGTCTGTTGTTTATGTATCATTTGGAAGTTTGGCCATGCTTGGTGAACGGCAAATGGAGGAAGTAGCTTGTGGTTTGAAGCAGTGTTCCAGTTACTTCTTGTGGGTGGTGAGAGCCTCAGAAGAGACCAAACTCCCCAAGGATTTTGAAAAGAGATCAGAGAAGGGTTTGGTAGTGACATGGTGCTCCCAATTAAGAGTCTTAGCTCATGAGGCTATAGGATGCTTTGTGACACACTGTGGTTGGAACTCCATATTAGAAACTCTGTGTTTAGGAGTTCCAACAATTGCAATACCTCATTGGTCAGATCAAGCCACAAATGCAAAGCTTATGACAGATGTTTGGAAGATTGGAATTAGAGCTCCTACTGATGAGAAAAAGATTGTGCAAGGAGAAACACTGAAGCATTGTATAAGAGAAGTGATGGAGAATGAGGAAGGCAAAGGGATCAAGAGTAATGTCATGCAGTGGAAGAGTTTGGCTTTAAGGGCCATTAGTGAAGGTGGAAGTTCTTATGAAAGTGTTATAGAATTTTCAAACAGCATTTTTCATTAA
- the LOC137836911 gene encoding reticulon-like protein B16 produces the protein MSESESQLPTAFVADVLMWKKWQVSLGVIVVATVAWIVFEWTNLPFLTISSDVLLFLIILLFLRANYAVLRNKQPPTLPELVVSEEMVNNAAASFRVKINNALLIANDITIGKDFIIFFKVVICLWLLSVIGSVFSFFTLAYIGTLLMITIPVLYRKYGGYVDKCCGVINRKLPRRYRIVDRNTPQEKDS, from the exons ATGTCTGAATCAGAATCTCAGCTTCCTACTGCCTTTG TTGCTGATGTTCTAATGTGGAAGAAGTGGCAGGTTTCCTTGGGTGTTATTGTTGTTGCCACAGTTGCCTGGATCGTGTTTGAGTGGACCAACTTACCATTTTTAACAATTTCTTCAGATGTCTTACTGTTTTTGATCATACTGTTGTTTCTGCGTGCTAACTATGCCGTCCTTAGAAATAA ACAACCACCAACATTACCTGAACTAGTTGTGTCAGAGGAGATGGTTAATAATGCAGCAGCTTCCTTTCGGGTCAAAATCAATAATGCTCTTCTTATAGCCAATGACATCACTATTGGCAaggattttataatttttttcaag GTGGTTATTTGTCTGTGGCTCTTGTCTGTCATTGGCAGCGTCTTTTCCTTCTTTACTCTCGCATATATTG GAACCCTTCTTATGATTACCATCCCTGTATTGTACCGCAAGTATGGAGGTTATGTAGATAAATGTTGTGGAGTTATAAACCGCAAACTTCCAAGACGTTATAGAATAGTAGATAGAAATACACCACAGGAAAAAGACTCTTGA
- the LOC137836909 gene encoding putative B3 domain-containing protein At4g03170 — protein MGGKDLELNDELQVEFIVDAGIVKDCELSLPYGVQLSNDKWNLFLPWLGFEETLIGFLKEGEDVSEGIEVKVYDKGGHEFQMMLKKWVKDSNQFYVLNRGWFSFCNQHCLEQDDLIALRVFRHAITDILSFVVTFRRMSVAFNWWSIRVRSCGVISKVGFWVIPGT, from the exons ATGGGTGGAAAGGACTTGGAATTGAACGACGAGTTGCAGGTGGAGTTCATAGTTGACGCAGGAATTGTGAAGGATTGTGAGTTGAGTTTGCCCTATGGGGTGCAATTGAGCAATGACAAGTGGAACCTGTTCTTGCCATGGCTAGGGTTTGAAGAAACCCTAATAGGGTTCTTGAAGGAGGGAGAAGATGTGAGTGAGGGGATTGAAGTGAAGGTGTACGACAAAGGTGGGCATGAATTTCAAATGATGCTGAAGAAATGGGTGAAAGACTCAAACCAGTTCTATGTGTTAAACAGAGGATGGTTCAGTTTTTGTAACCAACACTGTTTGGAACAAGACGATCTCATAGCTCTGCGTGTGTTTCGCCATGCCATAACAGACATCTTATCTTTCGTTGTTACTTTCAGAAGAATGAG CGTGGCTTTTAACTGGTGGAGCATTCGTGTGCGATCATGTGGTGTGATATCCAAAGTGGGTTTTTGGGTTATTCCTGGGACATAA
- the LOC137836910 gene encoding pentatricopeptide repeat-containing protein At5g39680: MAKMNLSHKFKELVNLLKLSATSKSLRLGKTIHAQLLVCNQTSKDSGITQINSLINLYSKCGQLEYARKLFDRMPQRNVVSWSVLMVGYLHKGDVLEVLGLFRNLVSLDSACPNEYIITIILSCCANGRRIQEGKQCHGYLFKSGLLLHQYVKNALVHLYSRCYHVESAMQILETVPGNDVFSYNSILSALVESGSRGEVEKVLNKMVDERVSWDGVTYVSMLCLCAQIRDLQLGLQIHAQLMKTGLVFDVFVISTLIDMYGKCCEVLNARKHFDDLQDRNVVAWTAILTAYLQNGYFEETLNLFTRMELEDTHPNEFTFAVLLNACANLVALTYGDALHGRIVKLGFKNHLIVGNALVNMYSKSGNIDSSYSVFSNMIYKDVITWNAMICGYSHHGLGKQALLVFQDMMSVGECPNYVTFIGVLSACAHLALVQEGFYYFDQLMKELNIEPGLEHYTCMIALLGRAGQLDEAENFMKTKTQVKWDVVAWRTLLNACHVHRNYSLGKLIAETVIQMDPHDVGTYTLLSNMYAKARKWDGVVKIRKLMRERNIKKEPGASWLDIRNDTHVFVSEGSNHSESTQIYEKVQELLAMIKPLGYVPDVGAVLHDVEEEQKEGYLSYHSEKLALAYGLMKIPPPGPIRIIKNLRMCDDCHIAVKLISKVTNRLVVVRDANRFHHFRDGLCTCNDLW, encoded by the coding sequence ATGGCAAAGATGAATTTGAGCCACAAGTTCAAAGAACTTGTTAACCTTTTGAAACTCTCTGCCACTTCAAAGAGTCTAAGGTTGGGCAAAACAATCCATGCCCAATTGCTTGTTTGCAACCAAACTTCAAAAGATAGTGGCATAACTCAAATAAACTCATTGATCAATCTATACTCCAAATGTGGTCAATTAGAGTATGCCAGAAAGCTGTTTGACAGAATGCCCCAGAGAAACGTGGTTTCTTGGAGTGTTTTGATGGTGGGGTATTTGCACAAAGGGGATGTTTTGGAAGTACTTGGGCTATTCAGGAACTTGGTTTCATTGGACAGTGCATGCCCCAATGAGTATATTATTACCATTATTCTTTCTTGTTGTGCAAACGGTAGGAGGATCCAAGAGGGGAAGCAATGTCATGGGTATTTGTTTAAGTCCGGTTTGTTGTTGCATCAATATGTAAAGAATGCACTTGTTCACTTGTACTCTAGGTGCTATCATGTGGAATCAGCCATGCAGATTTTGGAAACAGTGCCAGGGAATGATGTGTTTTCTTATAATTCTATCTTGAGTGCACTTGTGGAATCGGGGAGTAGAGGAGAAGTTGAAAAGGTTCTGAACAAGATGGTGGATGAACGTGTGTCTTGGGATGGTGTTACATATGTGAGTATGTTGTGTCTTTGTGCTCAGATTAGAGATTTGCAATTGGGTTTGCAGATTCATGCGCAGTTGATGAAGACTGGTTTGGTATTTGATGTCTTTGTTATTAGCACACTAATAGACATGTATGGGAAATGTTGTGAAGTtctaaatgcaagaaaacattTTGATGACTTGCAAGATCGGAATGTGGTTGCATGGACTGCCATTTTGACTGCATATTTGCAAAATGGATATTTTGAGGAAACTTTGAATCTATTTACAAGGATGGAGCTAGAGGATACGCATCCAAATGAGTTCACTTTTGCAGTTCTTCTAAATGCTTGTGCAAATTTGGTTGCACTGACATATGGTGATGCATTACATGGTCGTATAGTGAAATTAGGGTTTAAGAATCATCTCATTGTTGGAAATGCTTTAGTAAATATGTATTCCAAGAGTGGCAATATTGATTCTTCATATAGTGTGTTTTCAAATATGATATATAAAGATGTGATTACATGGAATGCTATGATATGTGGTTATTCCCATCATGGACTTGGTAAACAAGCTTTACTAGTGTTTCAAGACATGATGTCTGTGGGAGAATGTCCAAACTATGTAACCTTCATTGGGGTACTTTCTGCTTGTGCCCATTTGGCTCTTGTGCAAGAAGGGTTCTACTATTTTGATCAACTAATGAAGGAACTTAACATTGAGCCTGGATTGGAACATTACACGTGTATGATTGCACTTTTGGGTAGGGCTGGTCAACTTGATGAGGCTGAAAACTTTATGAAGACAAAAACACAAGTCAAGTGGGATGTAGTTGCCTGGCGCACTTTGCTTAACGCATGCCATGTTCATCGAAACTATAGTCTAGGGAAGTTAATTGCAGAAACTGTGATACAGATGGACCCTCATGATGTAGGAACATATACATTGCTATCAAACATGTATGCCAAGGCAAGGAAATGGGATGGAGTAGTGAAGATTAGAAAGTTGATGAGGGAAAGGAACATTAAGAAGGAGCCCGGTGCGAGTTGGCTAGATATAAGAAATGACACTCATGTCTTTGTTTCAGAAGGAAGCAATCATTCAGAGTCTACTCAGATTTATGAGAAAGTTCAAGAGTTGTTGGCAATGATTAAGCCACTGGGGTATGTGCCTGATGTTGGTGCTGTGCTGCATGATGTGGAAGAGGAACAAAAGGAAGGTTACCTTAGCTATCACAGTGAGAAGCTAGCATTAGCATATGGCCTCATGAAAATACCTCCACCAGGGCCAATCCGAATAATTAAAAACCTTAGGATGTGTGATGATTGCCACATTGCTGTAAAATTGATCTCAAAGGTCACAAATAGGTTGGTAGTTGTAAGAGATGCTAACCGTTTTCACCATTTTAGAGATGGATTGTGCACATGCAATGATCTTTGGTAG